The Bacillaceae bacterium IKA-2 DNA window AAGTTATTACTGAATCAATAATTCGGATGGCAAAAGCTTTAGGTATAACAGTCCTTGCTGAAGGTATTGAAAACGAAATTCAGTGCTCTCTTTTACAAGAATTGGATTGTGATGCCATGCAAGGCTTTTACTTTTCAAAGCCCCTATCAATCGAAATGTTAGAAAAAAAGCTTAAAGAAAATAGAATTGTCAGAAAAACTAATTGAGTAGGGCTCAGTTAGTTTTTTTCTTAATAGAGGAATAAACTGCGGTTCGAGATATTATTTTTATTTTTTAATTTTTTTTTAAATTTTTAGAGGAATTTCGTTGAAGTTTGTCAAATAATAATTCAGTAAGAAGGTTTTTTTACTCAGATGGATGATTATCTGTTTATAGAACTTTCCCCCGCCGAGTTTTGAAAGTACCCCTACTTATTTTCCGGATAACTACTCCTAAAAAAATTATGAAAGAGGTGAAGCCCCTAGTAACATTTTTATACTCCCGTTAACCCCTCATTGAAATCACTCAAATCACCCAAATTGCTCAACTACCTACAAATAGTCTCTTAAATATTTATAAATTTTAATATTGAGAGGTGTGTAAGATGATTTTTAGTAAATATGTTAACAACCAGCGCGCGTTTACCCTAATTGAGATGATGATCGTTATGATGATTATTACTGCTCTGCTTTTGATTGCAATACCGAATATGACTACTAATAATAAGTTGGCCCAAGAAAAAGGCTGTGACGCAACGATTGCCTTAGTACAAGCTCAAGTAGGTGCTTATCAAATTGAAGAAGGTAAACTGCCTTTAGATTTAGAGGTTTTAGTTACTGACAAGTATGTAGATAAAGTTGAATGCCCTAATGGTACAAAGCTCACCTTTATAGGTGGTATTGTGGGCAAATGAGATGATGAGACTACTGCTGATTAAGATGCTAAATAATCGCGGTTATACTTTAATTGAGATGACAATAGTACTGATGATTATTGCTGTTGTTTCATCACTAACCTTCGGAAATATGAAATCGACATTCGATGCCACGAAACGTAATGAGTTTATTTATCAATTTCAACAAGATCTATTCTATGCTCAGCAGCTAGCTTTGAGTCACCATTTAAGTGCATCTGTGGTTATTCGCAACAATAGTAAAGACTATATCATTCGCCAAGGGGGAGTAGTCAAATTAACAAGACGATTTGACGATAATGTTACTTTTATACCCGTCTCATTGTTATTAAATGACATCACTTTCCTTCATGATGGAAATGCTCGTAAAGCAGGGACGATGCTTATAAAAATTGATGACCATAGTTATCGACTTGTTCTTCTTCTTGGAAGGGGGCGATTTTATCTTGAAAAACTGTAAAGGGTTCACCCTTGTCGAAGTCATGACGTCTTTATTAATAGTAACTGTAATGATCTCAGTATTGGTCCCAACGTTAGCGATCGTTTACAAAGAACGTGTATCAATTCGGCAAGAGGAGCGAGCGCTTTTTCACCTCGAAAGAGCCATTACTAGTTGGATCTATCAAGATGAACTTAATGATGGACTAGTAGTAGGGCACGAAAATACACAGTACACATTAGCATTTATGACGATTGGTAACCATGAACTCAAAGCATGTATAAGCTGGATTTCTGAAAATGAACGACAGTATGAAAGGTGTGCTAGTGGAAAACGATGAAAAAACAAGCTGGATTTACTTTTTTGGAAGTGTTGATTGCCTTCCTTATTTTCCTCGTAATTGCCTCATTGACACCGCAGTTTTTTAAACTAATTTCATTCCAACCTAAACTATTACAACGTGCAGAGACTGGGATATTTTTTCAACAGTTAGCTATTGACGTTCATCACTCAGCAAACGTTGAAGTTGTAAATAATATTGTTTATTTACAACAGGGTAATGATAAGACAGTCACTTATGCTTATTTTCATAACCGAATTAGACGGCAAGTGAATAATACTGGACAAGAAATTGTCTTGCAAAAAGTCGCAGTTGTTCAATTCACACAATGGAAAAATGGAATTGATGTCTCGGTAACCGACATATATAATCAAAGACATGAAAGTCGAGTAACGCATCTTCTCTCTTTGGATGACCTTTCATATGACTAACCAAAGAGGTTTTATTTTACCGATTACATTAGTGATCATGTTTATTGTCAGTAGTTATACCGCTTTTATGATCAATCAATATGTAATTGAAAAAAAGTTTTTTTTCGAGCAAACCGAGGCGCGGGCAAATGAGCGATTATTACAAATGGGACTTGTTGACAGTAGGTATTTTTTAGCTAGTAGTAATGAAGAGTATTTCTCAGGAACTTTCTACTATGAAGAGGGAGAAGTAGCGTTTATTGTCAACGTTGAAACTGAGCATATAAAATCAATTACTTTAATAAGTACAACTTTAGAGCAACGATCTAAGCGAATAAAATATTTTTATTATTTAGAAACTGAGACTTTTTTACCGTGGTTGGAGTAGTAAATAGATGATTAGCAGTGAGCACTAGATTTTAACGGGATTTATGGGGCAGGGAAAACATCAGTAGGAAAGTTACTTTCAGAACGTTACAATTACGATCTATTTAAAGTTATGTTGTAGGCGGATTCCAAACTGAAAATGGAATAAGCTAATTCAATTTGGTCATACTAGTTAAGGGTGTTCAAACTTTTGAACACCCACTAGTAGAAAACTAAAGTTGGTGATTATCATGAAAACGAATGACTATGTTAAATATGTGACGCAACAATTTGTCAGCTATGTAGATACACCCAGCGAACAGCGCAAAGCGCAGAAAGAAGAACGAAAAGCAAATAAATTACCATTTGCCTATCGCTGGTTCGGTTTAGTCCCGTATGCACTAGGCCAAGTAATTAACTTAAAGAAAAAAAATAAGTAAAATTAATCAAGGATGACAAAATTTGTTCTATGAAGAACAAATTGATAAGTCATCCTTTTTTTTTGAAGGTAAGAAAAAATAACATCTATACTAATAGGTACTTGCGCTTTTCATGTCTAGCTCCAGGCGCCATCGGCTCGAACACTTCAGTCCTGTACTTGCGGTCTAAGAGCTGACCGCTACGTACAGGACTTCCAGTGTTTTTCGCCGATAGGCGGGCGCCTTGCGCTTTTCTTATGGAACTAGATAAAAAATACCACCATTAATCATAGCGATGGTTATATTTGGTTCATACTGATCATTTAACGCTGCTATTTCTAAATAGTAGCTCTCAGGTTTTTCATCCTTACCATCATAAAATGCTTCCAATAACCCCAAATCCTTTTCCCACCGGCAATGCGCGTCTTCAGCCCATTGGTGATCATCTTCGGCAATAATTGAACGAATTACGTTTTCTAGTCTAATCAGACCGCTTTTAGGCGTAATTAATGGTGATAATGTAAAACAAAAGTCTGGTATTTTAGGGGTGAGTAATTTTGTTAAGACAATAGAGTGAAAGTTAGCTTTTATCTCTCCTGTTATTAAATTTAAACCTAGAGATATTAAGATATCTCTTTTTCGATCACATTGATACGAGATCTTCGTATTAAGACAAAGCCATGGATGTAGCGCAGTTGAATTTGGAACTTTCATTTTAGTGGCGTGTTCGTAAAGGCGAATATACGATCCTAACTTTTCTGTCGATTGAAAAATTTGATGTAGTCTGGGAGATCCGAAATGTACTTGCTCGCCTTTTTTGTCGTCACTACATGTTTTAGGGTCTGTAATAAGAGTCATTTGCATTGGGTTAGCGGCGCCACCAGTTTTTTCTAAATAGTGCCAATAAAATGGTCGATTCATTAGTAATTTATCTAAATCGATGGAAAGTTGAACATGAAGATAACCGTCACTATTCTCCAAAATTGGACTTTCATTTGCGATAAAATAAGTTTCTAAAAAATTATGGATGTCCTGCTGCTGCATCTCTTTTTGTCTCTCCTTCATTTAATCTTATTAATTCACTTAAATGGTTCATTTTCACTTTAATTTCACCATCGCTTTGGGAGTGAACGAGGATGTCGGTAATATGGTCTTCAATATCAGTTAATTCTAGTTTTGCTAAAATATCATCTAATTCACCAATGACGCGTTCAAATAACTCAATTTTTTCATATAAAAGTGATAAAATATGATCTTCTACTGTATTTTCAGTAGCGAAATTATAAATGTGAACATCTTTTTCTTGCCCTAAACGATGAATACGTCCAATCCGTTGCTCGATTCGCATCGGATTCCAAGGAAGGTCATAGTTAATGATATGGTGGCAAAATTGAAGGTTAATTCCTTCACCTCCGGCTTCTGTAGCAATAAGAACTTGAACTTGGTCTTTAAATAATTGCTTCATCCAATCTTTTTTGCTCGGTTTAAAGCCACCTCGAAAAGGTACAGAAGTAATTCCATGTTGATTAAAAAACCATTGCAAATAAACTTGAGTTGCGCGGTATTCTGTAAAAATAATAACTTTGTCATTAATGTTTTGAACTAGCGATAACGCTCTTTCTGCTTTTGAGTTAATTTGCACAGCTGCAATTTTCTCTTGCAAAAATTGCAGCTTTTCAGTCAAAATAGGTGATTGATTAAGATTTTCTGTCATTTTTTTTAATGTTAAGAAAGTAGCTTCACGACTACTACAAACTTCTCTTTGAAGCGTTAATAGTGAAAAATGATTTTTAATGACGACATCTTCTTCATTAGTACCGATATCCTTTAAAGAAGTAATCGCATCATATAATTCTCGTTCTTCTTTTGTAAACGGTATTCGAATCGTTTCAACGATCCGCTTTGTCCAAGCAAGGCCGGTATCCTCACGACGATTTCTAACCATAACGGTACTGATAAGAGCCCTTAGCTTTTCATCATTTTTAGGTGAACGGGTATTAGAGCGGAAATCTTTATCAAAACTTGCTTCGTCTCCTAAATGTCCTGGTTTTAATAATGAAACTAGGTTAAAAATTTCCTCTAGTTTATTCTGAACTGGAGTTGCAGTTAAAAGTAAACAAAACTTTTTCTTTAAGCTTTGAATAAACTGATAATTTTTTGTGTTTTTATTTTTAAGTTTATGAGCTTCATCTATAATAATCAGATCATAGTTTTGATTTAAGACAATATCTCGGTGTGGGCTCCGTTTTGCTGTGTCAATAGACGCAACAACAACATCATACTGCTCCCAGACATAAGTTTTTCGTTGTCGAACGGCTGGTATATAAAACTTCTGGTTAAGTTCTTGTGCCCATTGAGAAACAAGGGATGCTGGCACTAAAATTAATGCTTTTTTTACCAGACCACGGATCATATATTCCTTTAAGATTAAACCTGCTTCAATTGTTTTTCCGAGTCCAACTTCATCAGCCAAAATAGCTTTTCCATTCATTTCTTCGATTACTTTTTTCGCTACATCTAGTTGGTGCCGAAAAATAGTAAGGCTAGGAAGGTGAGTAGGTGCTACTAATCCAGAAAATTCTTTTATGGCCAAATGGTTTGCTGCCTCAACGGCAAGTTTATATAACTCCCAGCTTGACCAGGGTCCATCATCATCAAATTTTTTTAGCAATCCGTCTTTCCAGGAAGAATCTAAATTGATTTTAATATTCATTGACACCGATCCTTTCTAATCTAATGATCCAAAGGATGTTGTTCAAAAAGGTAAAGACCTCCATTTTGAACAATTACTTAAAATAATGATTGTCAACTAAACTTAGGTAGTGGTACGATAATAGTAAGTTTGTTTTAATCTTCTCATATTGTTTAGTATAAACAATGAGGGATAAAAACATGAATTTGTATATCAAATTCAATAGAGGCGAATGAGATCAGGAGGAGAGACTGCAAACCTTTTTAGTAGATAGGTTCATTGCAGCGCCGAAGGAGCAAGCGTAAATCGTGAATCTCTCAGGCAAAAAGACTCTTGTTTGACGCAACTCTGGAGAGTGTCTATTTAAAAAGACCACCCACGAGGAAAAATCCATTATTAAAATTATTAAAATGGAATAAACTTTCTGGTTTAAGGACAGAGAAATACACGTTAACGTGTATTTCTCTGTCCTTTTTTAATTCTTACATTTAATAAGAATTATCTGGGCAGAAAAACTAAGATTAATAAGTAAACGTCACTAATCTAATGGAGGTTTTTTTATGAGCGAACTAAAAAGAACACCGCTTTTTGATGTATACAAGGAATATGGTGGAAAAACAATTGACTTTGGTGGTTGGGATCTTCCAGTTCAATTTTCTAGTATTAAAGAAGAACATGAAGCCGTTAGGAGAGCAGCGGGCCTATTTGATGTTTCCCACATGGGGGAGTTTCAAGTTAGCGGGCTAGAAGCTGAAACTTTTTTACAAAAGTTAGTAACAAACGATGTTTCGAAATTACAAGTCGGCAAAGCTCAATACACGGCAATGTGCTATCTTGATGGTGGTACGGTCGATGATTTATTAATTTATAGAAAGAGTGAAACTGATTTTTTAGTCGTGGTCAACGCTTCTAATATTGAAAAAGACTATCAATGGATGGAGCAATATTTAACTGGTGATGTTAAGCTAACAAACATTTCAGATTCTCTTTCCCTGCTAGCAATCCAAGGTCCTCAAGCAGAAACTATCTTACAAAAGTTAACAGCTACAAAGCTTTCAGAAATTACTTTTTTTAAGTTTCAAGACGGTGTTGATCTGCAAGGAGCAAAAGCGCTAGTTTCGAGAACTGGCTATACTGGTGAGGACGGATTTGAAATCTATTGTGATAACGATGATGCGGTTTCCTTATGGCGAAAACTATTAGCAGCGGGCAAGGATGAAGGACTTTTGGCTTGTGGTCTTGGAGCAAGAGATACACTGCGCTTTGAAGCACGTCTAGCATTGTATGGGCAAGAGTTAACAAAAGAAATTACACCACTTGAAGCCGGAATTGGTTTTGCGGTAAAAGTCGATAAGTCAACTGAATTTAACGGTCAAGAAACATTAAAGAGTCAAAAAGAAAACGGGCTAAAAAGGAAAATTGTCGGAATTGAAATGCTTGAAAAGGGTATTCCACGAACTGGCTATGAAGTTTTTAACGAGGATAAGTTAATTGGTGTTGTGACTAGTGGTACTCAATCACCAACATTAAACAAAAATATTGGTTTAGCTTTAATTGATATTGAATCGACACCTTTAAATACAATTGTAGAAGTTCAGGTCAGAAAAAAACGTTTAAAAGCAAAAGTTGTCTCAACGCCGTTTTATAAACGTAAATAAAAGGGGGAAGTGAAATTGAAATTTCGTTATTTACCAGTCACAGAGCAAGATAAAAAGGAAATGTTGGAAGTAATTGGGGTCGAAACGGTCAATGAGCTATTTGCTGATATACCAGAAAAAGTTCGTTTTAAGGGAGAAATGAATTTAAAAGAAGCTCTTTCTGAACCGGATACAGTGAAAGAGTTAGCAAGAATGGCTAGTAAAAATGCCAATAGTATCAACTACACCTCTTTTTTAGGGGCAGGTGTATATGAGCACTATATCCCTTCTGTGGTCGATCATATGATCTCAAGGTCAGAATTTTATACTGCTTATACACCTTATCAACCTGAGATTTCTCAAGGTGAGCTTCAAGGCATTTTTGAGTTTCAAACAATGATAAGTGAATTAACAGGAATGGACTTAGCTAACTCTTCTATGTACGATGGACCAACTGCATTAGCGGAAGCAGCAATGATGAGTGCGGGTCAAACAAAAAAGAAGACGATCCTTGTTTCTAAGGCAGTACATCCTGAGGCAAGAGACGTACTGAAAACAAATGCCAAAGGACAAAACTTAACAGTAATTGAAGTAGAAATAGAAGACGGTATGACAAGCTTAACTGATTTAAAGCAGAAGTATACTGAGGACACAGCTTGTGTATTAGTGCAATATCCCAATTTTTTTGGTCATGTTGAAAATTTAGTTGAAATCGAAAAAATCGCTCACTCTGGTAAAGGCTTGTTTGTAGTTTCGAGTAACCCGCTAGCTCTTGGTATCTTAGCTCCACCTGGAAGTTTTGGAGCTGATATTGTTGTAGGTGATGCACAGCCGTTTGGTATTGCTATGCAATTTGGTGGTCCTCATTGTGGCTATTTTGCGACAACGAAAAAGTTGATGCGCAAAATACCTGGAAGAATTGTCGGTCAAACGACTGATGATAAAGGTCAACGTGGCTTTGTATTGACACTACAAGCTCGTGAACAGCATATTCGTCGTGATAAAGCGACATCTAATATTTGTTCAAATCAGGCTCTTAACGCGTTAGCGGCAGGGGTAGCGATGACGGCTTTAGGGAAAGCAGGGGTTAAAGAAATTGCCCTGCAAAATATTCAAAAAGCAAATTACGCGAAAGATCAATTTGCAGCTAGCGGATTTACAGTTAAAAATTCAAAAAATCCGATTTTTAATGAATTTGTTGTTAAACTTGCAAAGCCTATTAAAGAAGTAAATGAAATCCTCTTTGAACAAGGGATAATTGGTGGCTATGATTTAGGCCGAGATTTTCCAGAACTTAATGGGCACATGCTAATCGCAATAACAGAACTTCGAACGAAAGCTGAAATAGATAAGCTTGTTCGTGAATTGGAGGAAGTAAAATAATGAAAAACCAACCGCTAATTTTTGAACTTAGTAAATTCGGAAGAGTAAGTTACAGTTTATCTTCCTTAGATGTCCCTGAAAGGGAGCTTTCTGATCTACTCCCAACTGGGTATCTAAGAGAAGTCGAGCCTGAATTACCTGAAGTTTCTGAGCTGCAGCTTGTTCGCCATTACACAGCTCTTTCAAATCGCAATCATGGTGTTGATTCTGGTTTTTATCCGCTAGGGTCATGTACGATGAAG harbors:
- the gcvPA gene encoding aminomethyl-transferring glycine dehydrogenase subunit GcvPA, with the protein product MKFRYLPVTEQDKKEMLEVIGVETVNELFADIPEKVRFKGEMNLKEALSEPDTVKELARMASKNANSINYTSFLGAGVYEHYIPSVVDHMISRSEFYTAYTPYQPEISQGELQGIFEFQTMISELTGMDLANSSMYDGPTALAEAAMMSAGQTKKKTILVSKAVHPEARDVLKTNAKGQNLTVIEVEIEDGMTSLTDLKQKYTEDTACVLVQYPNFFGHVENLVEIEKIAHSGKGLFVVSSNPLALGILAPPGSFGADIVVGDAQPFGIAMQFGGPHCGYFATTKKLMRKIPGRIVGQTTDDKGQRGFVLTLQAREQHIRRDKATSNICSNQALNALAAGVAMTALGKAGVKEIALQNIQKANYAKDQFAASGFTVKNSKNPIFNEFVVKLAKPIKEVNEILFEQGIIGGYDLGRDFPELNGHMLIAITELRTKAEIDKLVRELEEVK
- the comGG gene encoding competence type IV pilus minor pilin ComGG; translated protein: MTNQRGFILPITLVIMFIVSSYTAFMINQYVIEKKFFFEQTEARANERLLQMGLVDSRYFLASSNEEYFSGTFYYEEGEVAFIVNVETEHIKSITLISTTLEQRSKRIKYFYYLETETFLPWLE
- a CDS encoding SNF2-related protein, coding for MNIKINLDSSWKDGLLKKFDDDGPWSSWELYKLAVEAANHLAIKEFSGLVAPTHLPSLTIFRHQLDVAKKVIEEMNGKAILADEVGLGKTIEAGLILKEYMIRGLVKKALILVPASLVSQWAQELNQKFYIPAVRQRKTYVWEQYDVVVASIDTAKRSPHRDIVLNQNYDLIIIDEAHKLKNKNTKNYQFIQSLKKKFCLLLTATPVQNKLEEIFNLVSLLKPGHLGDEASFDKDFRSNTRSPKNDEKLRALISTVMVRNRREDTGLAWTKRIVETIRIPFTKEERELYDAITSLKDIGTNEEDVVIKNHFSLLTLQREVCSSREATFLTLKKMTENLNQSPILTEKLQFLQEKIAAVQINSKAERALSLVQNINDKVIIFTEYRATQVYLQWFFNQHGITSVPFRGGFKPSKKDWMKQLFKDQVQVLIATEAGGEGINLQFCHHIINYDLPWNPMRIEQRIGRIHRLGQEKDVHIYNFATENTVEDHILSLLYEKIELFERVIGELDDILAKLELTDIEDHITDILVHSQSDGEIKVKMNHLSELIRLNEGETKRDAAAGHP
- a CDS encoding YqhG family protein; translated protein: MQQQDIHNFLETYFIANESPILENSDGYLHVQLSIDLDKLLMNRPFYWHYLEKTGGAANPMQMTLITDPKTCSDDKKGEQVHFGSPRLHQIFQSTEKLGSYIRLYEHATKMKVPNSTALHPWLCLNTKISYQCDRKRDILISLGLNLITGEIKANFHSIVLTKLLTPKIPDFCFTLSPLITPKSGLIRLENVIRSIIAEDDHQWAEDAHCRWEKDLGLLEAFYDGKDEKPESYYLEIAALNDQYEPNITIAMINGGIFYLVP
- the comGE gene encoding competence type IV pilus minor pilin ComGE — its product is MKNCKGFTLVEVMTSLLIVTVMISVLVPTLAIVYKERVSIRQEERALFHLERAITSWIYQDELNDGLVVGHENTQYTLAFMTIGNHELKACISWISENERQYERCASGKR
- a CDS encoding YqzE family protein, whose amino-acid sequence is MKTNDYVKYVTQQFVSYVDTPSEQRKAQKEERKANKLPFAYRWFGLVPYALGQVINLKKKNK
- the comGC gene encoding competence type IV pilus major pilin ComGC produces the protein MIFSKYVNNQRAFTLIEMMIVMMIITALLLIAIPNMTTNNKLAQEKGCDATIALVQAQVGAYQIEEGKLPLDLEVLVTDKYVDKVECPNGTKLTFIGGIVGK
- the gcvT gene encoding glycine cleavage system aminomethyltransferase GcvT — its product is MSELKRTPLFDVYKEYGGKTIDFGGWDLPVQFSSIKEEHEAVRRAAGLFDVSHMGEFQVSGLEAETFLQKLVTNDVSKLQVGKAQYTAMCYLDGGTVDDLLIYRKSETDFLVVVNASNIEKDYQWMEQYLTGDVKLTNISDSLSLLAIQGPQAETILQKLTATKLSEITFFKFQDGVDLQGAKALVSRTGYTGEDGFEIYCDNDDAVSLWRKLLAAGKDEGLLACGLGARDTLRFEARLALYGQELTKEITPLEAGIGFAVKVDKSTEFNGQETLKSQKENGLKRKIVGIEMLEKGIPRTGYEVFNEDKLIGVVTSGTQSPTLNKNIGLALIDIESTPLNTIVEVQVRKKRLKAKVVSTPFYKRK
- the comGF gene encoding competence type IV pilus minor pilin ComGF; the encoded protein is MKKQAGFTFLEVLIAFLIFLVIASLTPQFFKLISFQPKLLQRAETGIFFQQLAIDVHHSANVEVVNNIVYLQQGNDKTVTYAYFHNRIRRQVNNTGQEIVLQKVAVVQFTQWKNGIDVSVTDIYNQRHESRVTHLLSLDDLSYD
- the comGD gene encoding competence type IV pilus minor pilin ComGD; its protein translation is MMRLLLIKMLNNRGYTLIEMTIVLMIIAVVSSLTFGNMKSTFDATKRNEFIYQFQQDLFYAQQLALSHHLSASVVIRNNSKDYIIRQGGVVKLTRRFDDNVTFIPVSLLLNDITFLHDGNARKAGTMLIKIDDHSYRLVLLLGRGRFYLEKL